The following proteins are co-located in the Motilibacter rhizosphaerae genome:
- the pilO gene encoding type 4a pilus biogenesis protein PilO: protein MIEVNRVYALAAAGNLALAVGGYWLGVHPAQEDTGHLRSSVAQTLQANAAQQAHLAKLQEQAAELPAVQRRLEVLADQIPPTVGLPVVVRQLTTSASAAGVSVQSLAPGAPTALTDATGGTSSTVAGVQQVPVDVVVSGSYFQVQAYLHRIEDLPRAVRIVSVALARNETGGTAGGEVSGHVSLRLFTAGGATAGADAGAAAAAAGSAAAAEAATGGAHPTTTTMN from the coding sequence GTGATCGAGGTGAACCGCGTCTACGCCCTCGCCGCAGCGGGGAACCTGGCCCTGGCAGTGGGCGGCTACTGGCTCGGGGTCCATCCGGCGCAGGAGGACACCGGCCACCTGCGGAGCAGCGTCGCGCAGACACTGCAGGCGAACGCCGCTCAGCAGGCCCACCTGGCGAAGCTCCAGGAGCAGGCGGCCGAGCTCCCTGCCGTGCAGCGCCGCCTGGAGGTCCTCGCGGACCAGATCCCGCCGACGGTCGGTCTTCCGGTCGTGGTCCGCCAGCTGACGACGTCGGCGTCCGCGGCCGGCGTCTCCGTGCAGAGCCTGGCACCGGGTGCGCCGACGGCGTTGACCGACGCGACGGGCGGCACCAGCTCCACTGTCGCGGGAGTGCAGCAGGTCCCCGTCGACGTCGTCGTCTCGGGCTCGTACTTCCAGGTGCAGGCCTACCTCCACCGCATCGAGGACCTGCCGCGGGCCGTCCGGATCGTGTCGGTGGCGCTCGCGCGCAACGAGACGGGCGGCACCGCCGGCGGCGAGGTCTCCGGTCACGTCTCCCTGCGTCTGTTCACAGCGGGAGGCGCTACTGCTGGCGCCGATGCCGGTGCGGCCGCCGCTGCCGCAGGTAGCGCGGCCGCAGCCGAGGCTGCGACCGGCGGTGCCCACCCCACGACGACGACGATGAACTGA